A single window of Streptomyces cathayae DNA harbors:
- a CDS encoding roadblock/LC7 domain-containing protein: MAVETDVLDELRRLRTRVPRLAGSLAATVDGLVLAHDVPDTEPEGLAALTAAALGVAYRVTDVAARGEFRELLVRGTRGYVATYAAGSTAVLTLLADDRVNVGRLHLEGRRSGARIAELVATGAGPGAGRHADRAVPEQGPVPASDADRRIGTLPVRAPQRPAHRPRPQADG, encoded by the coding sequence ATGGCCGTCGAGACCGACGTGCTGGACGAACTGCGTCGGCTCCGTACCCGGGTCCCCAGGCTGGCGGGGTCGCTCGCGGCCACCGTCGACGGACTCGTCCTCGCCCACGACGTGCCCGACACCGAACCGGAGGGGCTGGCCGCGCTCACCGCCGCCGCGCTCGGTGTCGCGTACCGCGTGACGGATGTCGCCGCCCGCGGCGAGTTCCGCGAACTGCTGGTGCGCGGGACACGGGGATACGTGGCGACCTACGCCGCGGGAAGCACCGCCGTGCTCACCCTGCTCGCCGACGACCGGGTCAACGTGGGCCGGCTGCATCTGGAGGGCCGGCGCAGCGGGGCCCGCATCGCGGAACTGGTCGCCACCGGAGCCGGCCCCGGAGCAGGCCGGCACGCCGACCGCGCGGTGCCCGAACAAGGACCCGTACCCGCCTCGGACGCGGACCGCCGGATCGGCACCCTCCCGGTGCGCGCTCCGCAGCGGCCCGCACACCGGCCCCGGCCCCAGGCCGACGGCTGA
- a CDS encoding YkvA family protein: MDTTVVLVVAVVAAAVLACAVAVLVRLVRTRRALRDAGLPTGPRWVFWGAVLYLVLPADLLPDPIYLDDIGVLLLALRTMRGSLGARSLGATPRRPDREPADDYAP; the protein is encoded by the coding sequence GTGGACACCACCGTGGTACTCGTCGTCGCCGTCGTCGCGGCCGCCGTGCTGGCCTGCGCCGTGGCCGTCCTGGTGCGGCTGGTGCGCACCCGGCGGGCGTTGCGGGACGCCGGTCTGCCCACGGGCCCGCGCTGGGTCTTCTGGGGTGCGGTCCTCTATCTGGTGCTGCCGGCCGACCTGCTGCCCGACCCCATCTATCTGGACGACATCGGCGTCCTGCTGCTCGCCCTGCGCACCATGCGCGGCTCCCTCGGCGCACGTTCCCTCGGGGCGACGCCCCGGCGACCGGACCGTGAACCCGCCGATGACTACGCTCCGTAA
- the tgmA gene encoding putative ATP-grasp-modified RiPP, producing MQPFALNYARPAPELAVTTPYVYDSGLQLNVLVDGRVAACDHALLREVGTTTSTAGSKTHFDD from the coding sequence ATGCAACCGTTCGCGCTCAACTACGCACGTCCGGCACCGGAGTTGGCCGTAACCACTCCGTATGTGTACGACTCTGGACTGCAGTTGAACGTACTCGTCGACGGACGGGTGGCGGCCTGCGATCACGCACTGTTGCGGGAGGTGGGCACCACGACGTCCACCGCGGGGTCCAAGACCCACTTCGACGACTGA
- the tgmB gene encoding ATP-grasp ribosomal peptide maturase: MTVLILTCEEDVTADMVIVHLHGSGVPVVRVDPADLTGGVSLSGEYVHGRFRGHLSAGGRLVSIGGLRSVWVRRPGPPAGRATQPSPWLTEEAAQALYGMLRGSDARWMNHPDAARQARHKPWQLRLAQRCGLPVPATVITTFPRAAREFAERFPDLVVKPVSGAHPQDPPRAVPTSRVAPDTDFAAVAFGPTLLQRRIAKRADIRLTAVGERLLAARKATAPDAEPAEVDVRFATSPSPWEPVEVPQRTADAVHAYLREAELAYGAFDFVEDADGTWWFLECNQSGQFGFVEVETGQPIARAVAEWLSRPAPGETPGVNGVRTTAH, encoded by the coding sequence ATGACCGTACTGATCCTCACCTGTGAAGAGGACGTGACCGCCGACATGGTGATCGTGCACCTGCACGGTTCCGGGGTTCCGGTGGTGCGCGTCGACCCGGCGGATCTGACCGGCGGGGTCTCGCTCTCGGGTGAATACGTCCACGGCCGCTTTCGCGGCCATCTCTCCGCCGGGGGGCGGCTGGTGAGCATCGGCGGGCTGCGGTCCGTGTGGGTGCGCAGGCCGGGCCCCCCGGCCGGGCGGGCGACCCAGCCGTCTCCGTGGCTGACCGAGGAGGCCGCCCAGGCCCTCTACGGCATGCTGCGCGGCTCGGACGCCCGCTGGATGAACCATCCGGACGCGGCCCGGCAGGCCCGTCACAAGCCATGGCAGCTACGGCTGGCCCAGCGCTGCGGCCTGCCCGTGCCCGCCACGGTGATCACGACTTTCCCGCGCGCCGCCCGGGAGTTCGCCGAGCGCTTCCCGGACCTGGTGGTCAAACCGGTCTCCGGTGCGCATCCGCAGGATCCGCCGCGGGCCGTGCCGACCAGCCGGGTGGCGCCGGACACCGACTTCGCCGCCGTGGCGTTCGGACCGACGCTGCTCCAGCGGCGGATCGCGAAGCGGGCCGACATCCGGCTCACCGCCGTGGGCGAGCGCCTGCTGGCCGCCCGCAAGGCGACGGCCCCGGACGCGGAACCGGCGGAGGTCGATGTGCGCTTCGCCACATCCCCCTCCCCCTGGGAGCCGGTCGAGGTGCCGCAGCGCACCGCCGACGCGGTCCACGCCTATCTGCGCGAGGCCGAACTGGCGTACGGAGCATTCGACTTCGTCGAGGACGCGGACGGAACGTGGTGGTTCCTGGAGTGCAACCAGTCGGGTCAGTTCGGATTCGTCGAGGTGGAGACGGGACAGCCGATCGCCCGCGCCGTCGCCGAGTGGCTGTCCCGGCCCGCCCCCGGAGAGACTCCGGGGGTCAACGGGGTACGCACCACGGCGCACTGA
- a CDS encoding GlxA family transcriptional regulator, with product MHSVAILLLDRVIPFDMAAPMQTFDWTRLPDGRPAYRVRPCAETPEVVADGGLVLRVDRGLEALADADTIIVPGCAEGAAPLSPAVRAALRRAAEAGTRIASVCVGAFVLAEAGLLDGLRATTHWVAADRLARDFPRVEVQPDVLYVDNGQLLTSAGAAAALDMCLHMIRRDLGSAVAANTARMSVMPLEREGGQAQFIVHQYPPVPRGSTLEPLLEWLEDHLAHEVTLGAMAARAGMSERTFGRRFREQTGTTPVQWLLRARVRRAQYLLENSDHTVERIAQQSGFGSPTAFRERFRKVVGTTPHAYRSAFHGRRPVASTGS from the coding sequence ATGCACTCCGTGGCGATTCTGCTGCTCGACCGGGTCATCCCGTTCGACATGGCGGCCCCCATGCAGACCTTCGACTGGACGCGCCTGCCCGACGGCCGGCCCGCCTACCGGGTGCGCCCGTGCGCGGAGACACCCGAGGTGGTGGCGGACGGCGGGCTGGTCCTGCGCGTCGACCGCGGGCTGGAGGCCCTGGCGGACGCCGACACGATCATCGTCCCGGGTTGTGCCGAGGGTGCCGCGCCGCTCTCCCCCGCCGTCCGCGCGGCACTGCGCCGGGCGGCCGAGGCGGGCACCCGGATCGCCTCGGTGTGCGTGGGCGCGTTCGTCCTGGCGGAGGCCGGGCTGCTGGACGGGCTGCGCGCCACCACGCACTGGGTGGCCGCGGACCGGCTGGCCCGTGACTTTCCACGCGTCGAGGTGCAGCCCGACGTGCTCTACGTCGACAACGGACAGCTCCTCACCTCGGCCGGTGCCGCCGCCGCGCTGGACATGTGCCTGCACATGATCCGCCGGGACCTCGGCTCGGCCGTGGCCGCGAACACGGCCCGGATGTCCGTCATGCCGCTGGAACGGGAGGGCGGGCAGGCCCAGTTCATCGTGCACCAGTACCCGCCCGTGCCCCGAGGGTCGACCCTGGAGCCGCTTCTGGAGTGGCTCGAGGACCATCTGGCGCACGAGGTCACCCTCGGGGCGATGGCGGCGCGCGCCGGGATGAGCGAGCGCACCTTCGGCCGCCGGTTCCGTGAGCAGACGGGCACCACGCCGGTGCAGTGGCTGCTGCGGGCGCGGGTGCGGCGGGCCCAGTACCTGCTGGAGAACAGCGACCACACCGTCGAACGGATCGCCCAGCAGTCGGGGTTCGGCTCACCCACGGCGTTCCGTGAGCGGTTCCGCAAGGTGGTGGGCACCACACCGCATGCGTACCGGTCGGCGTTCCACGGGCGGCGGCCCGTCGCGAGCACCGGCTCGTAG
- a CDS encoding DUF5133 domain-containing protein — MLVPDPKRVRQLLTRYATLRIAQAERYSPVAARELEDITYTLCVMTGTAGIREAVARADALLTGERAAADIRTTDVDDESGRTLVG, encoded by the coding sequence GTGCTGGTACCGGATCCCAAGAGGGTCAGACAGTTGCTGACGCGTTACGCGACGCTGCGGATCGCGCAGGCGGAGAGGTACTCGCCCGTCGCGGCGCGCGAGCTGGAGGACATCACGTACACGCTCTGCGTGATGACGGGAACGGCCGGCATCCGCGAAGCCGTCGCCCGTGCGGACGCGCTGCTCACGGGGGAGCGGGCCGCGGCGGACATCCGGACCACGGACGTGGACGACGAGAGCGGCCGGACCCTGGTCGGGTGA
- a CDS encoding Gfo/Idh/MocA family protein, translating to MRIGLLGTGPWAQLAHAPALSGHQDLDFVGVWGRRSDAAAELAGRHGTRAYDDVDALIADVDAVAVALPPDVQADLAVRAARAGRHLLLDKPLAPTVAQGRAVAEAVEEARVASVVFFTTRFQPEPAAWISEQAGVGSWFTARAEWLGSVFTSGDSPFADSPWRREKGALWDVGPHALSVLLPLLGDARRVSAAAHGPGDTVHLVLEHTSDASSTVTLSLTAPPAAAGATVELRGKSGVTVLPETADGAVPALGRAVDALRAAADTGRPHPCDAAFALRVTEILATAETLLDSGAARSEL from the coding sequence ATGCGTATCGGACTGCTCGGCACCGGCCCCTGGGCGCAGCTGGCGCACGCCCCCGCGCTGAGCGGGCACCAGGACCTCGACTTCGTCGGCGTGTGGGGCCGCCGCTCCGACGCCGCCGCGGAGCTGGCCGGCCGGCACGGCACGCGCGCGTACGACGACGTCGACGCGCTGATCGCCGACGTGGACGCCGTCGCCGTGGCCCTGCCGCCGGACGTGCAGGCCGACCTCGCGGTCCGTGCGGCGCGGGCGGGACGCCATCTGCTGCTCGACAAGCCGCTCGCCCCGACGGTGGCGCAGGGGCGGGCGGTGGCGGAGGCGGTCGAGGAGGCCCGGGTCGCCTCCGTGGTCTTCTTCACCACCCGCTTCCAGCCCGAACCGGCAGCGTGGATCAGCGAACAGGCGGGCGTGGGCAGTTGGTTCACCGCGCGGGCGGAGTGGCTCGGGTCGGTGTTCACCTCCGGCGACAGCCCGTTCGCGGACTCACCCTGGCGGCGGGAGAAGGGGGCACTGTGGGACGTCGGCCCGCACGCCCTGTCCGTACTGCTGCCCCTGCTCGGCGACGCCCGGCGGGTGTCGGCGGCGGCGCACGGCCCCGGTGACACCGTCCATCTCGTGCTGGAGCACACGAGTGACGCGTCGAGCACCGTCACCCTGAGCCTGACCGCGCCCCCGGCCGCCGCCGGCGCCACCGTGGAACTCCGCGGCAAGTCCGGCGTCACCGTCCTGCCGGAGACCGCCGACGGGGCGGTTCCCGCCCTCGGGCGGGCCGTCGACGCGCTCCGTGCCGCCGCGGACACCGGCAGGCCGCACCCCTGCGACGCCGCGTTCGCGCTCCGCGTCACCGAGATCCTGGCCACCGCGGAGACCCTGCTCGACAGCGGAGCGGCCCGTTCCGAGCTCTGA
- a CDS encoding glycoside hydrolase family 64 protein, whose product MTPRHQRSLSRRKVLFALGGAAVAAPAVAALAPHALAKSPAGTKAAATAAGSLPLTVVNNSGSFDNASVHLYIVGNQDGRQVRVTPDGTLAPIALSDNGADGFTDYAISLAGSGETRLSLPYMSGRVYVALGGKLKFKAVTDGNGDAALQYPAGWVTSDPDYGVLHDCAEFTYNSAGMFCNTTMVDMFSLPLSIRLTGSADQTTGAFREGGRRAVFDAVRQVEAFSRLVVDDTRIIAPGHGLDSGLFAEDYLAPYIDEVWSTYTGRDLRITTNAGTFTGRVRGDRFTFDGPAQVSFGKPSTRDVLFCDGALAAPNDGTTGPVAAVLGAGFNRSTLLSHPDQPTTDASAFYRTELTNHYSKAVHTATQDGKAYGFAFDDVADFASYIQDTAPTGLRLTLSPF is encoded by the coding sequence ATGACTCCTCGTCACCAGCGTTCCCTCAGCCGCCGGAAGGTCCTCTTCGCCCTCGGTGGGGCAGCCGTGGCCGCGCCCGCTGTCGCCGCGCTCGCCCCCCACGCCCTCGCGAAGTCGCCCGCCGGCACGAAGGCCGCCGCGACCGCCGCGGGCTCCCTCCCGCTGACGGTCGTCAACAACAGCGGTTCCTTCGACAACGCGAGCGTGCACCTCTACATCGTGGGCAACCAGGACGGCCGTCAGGTACGGGTCACCCCCGACGGCACCCTGGCCCCGATCGCCCTGTCGGACAACGGCGCCGACGGCTTCACCGACTACGCGATCAGCCTGGCCGGCAGCGGCGAGACCAGGCTGTCCCTGCCGTACATGTCCGGCCGTGTCTACGTGGCCCTCGGCGGGAAGCTCAAGTTCAAGGCCGTCACGGACGGCAACGGCGACGCGGCGCTGCAGTACCCGGCGGGCTGGGTCACCTCGGACCCCGACTACGGTGTGCTGCACGACTGTGCCGAGTTCACCTACAACTCCGCGGGCATGTTCTGCAACACCACGATGGTCGACATGTTCAGCCTGCCGCTGAGCATCCGGCTCACCGGCTCCGCGGACCAGACCACGGGCGCCTTCCGCGAGGGGGGCCGCCGCGCCGTGTTCGACGCCGTCAGGCAGGTGGAGGCGTTCTCGCGGCTCGTCGTGGACGACACCCGGATCATCGCGCCGGGACACGGACTGGACTCGGGCCTGTTCGCCGAGGACTACCTCGCCCCGTACATCGACGAGGTGTGGAGCACCTACACCGGCCGGGACCTGAGGATCACCACCAACGCCGGCACCTTCACCGGCCGGGTGCGCGGCGACCGGTTCACCTTCGACGGGCCCGCCCAGGTCTCCTTCGGCAAGCCGTCCACGCGGGACGTGCTCTTCTGCGACGGCGCGCTCGCCGCTCCCAACGACGGTACGACCGGCCCGGTCGCCGCCGTGCTCGGCGCCGGCTTCAACCGCTCGACGCTGCTCAGCCACCCCGACCAGCCGACCACCGACGCCTCGGCCTTCTACCGGACCGAGCTCACCAACCACTACTCCAAGGCTGTGCACACGGCCACCCAGGACGGAAAGGCGTACGGCTTCGCCTTCGACGACGTCGCCGACTTCGCCTCCTACATCCAGGACACGGCCCCCACCGGCCTGCGCCTGACGCTGTCGCCCTTCTAG
- a CDS encoding DUF5709 domain-containing protein: MGTDPMADDVYQPTGGNEEQQDAAPLDRQNAVDERTYDDILDEGYSPPEKPLGVTRYGTTAAEQHEGESLDERLAQEVPDPAVPGGDGVGDLPGGEGEPVDPETGTERAGRLVAPDEGVRLDSTKEAVAEDVGIDAGAAGAEEAAVHVVEDETTLPEDRGGDREQSRDGT, translated from the coding sequence ATGGGCACCGATCCGATGGCGGACGACGTGTACCAGCCCACCGGAGGCAACGAGGAGCAGCAGGACGCCGCGCCCCTCGACCGGCAGAACGCCGTCGACGAACGGACCTATGACGACATCCTGGACGAGGGGTACTCCCCGCCGGAGAAGCCGCTCGGCGTGACCCGGTACGGCACCACGGCCGCCGAACAGCACGAGGGCGAGAGCCTGGACGAACGGCTGGCCCAGGAAGTGCCCGACCCGGCCGTGCCCGGCGGGGACGGGGTGGGGGACCTCCCCGGGGGCGAGGGCGAACCGGTCGACCCGGAGACCGGCACCGAGCGTGCCGGACGCCTGGTCGCCCCGGACGAGGGCGTCCGTTTGGACAGCACGAAGGAGGCCGTCGCCGAGGACGTCGGCATCGACGCGGGGGCCGCCGGCGCGGAAGAAGCCGCTGTACACGTCGTGGAGGACGAAACGACGCTCCCGGAGGACCGGGGCGGGGACCGGGAGCAGAGCCGGGACGGGACCTGA
- a CDS encoding HAD family hydrolase, translated as MTDLGLPENILACLFDLDGVITRTAVVHAAAWKETFDAFLRERDGAGFRPFDTDDYAEYVDGRPRADGVRTFLASRAVELPEGEPGDPPDAPTVHGLGNRKNELLLERIRAGGVDAYEGTLRYIEAVRTRRLRTAVVSASANCLDVLRAIGAEHLFDVRVDGVVAAERGLPGKPRPDTFLAAARDLGVPPGRAAVFEDALAGMDAGRAGHFGYVVGVDRVGRPQALYAHGADRVVTDLEELLGEPGERRPPRTG; from the coding sequence ATGACGGATCTGGGTCTGCCCGAAAACATCCTGGCCTGCCTCTTCGACCTCGACGGCGTCATCACCAGGACGGCCGTCGTCCACGCGGCGGCCTGGAAGGAGACGTTCGACGCCTTCCTGCGCGAGCGGGACGGCGCCGGCTTCCGACCTTTCGACACCGACGACTACGCCGAGTACGTCGACGGCCGTCCGCGTGCCGACGGCGTACGCACCTTCCTCGCCTCCCGGGCCGTCGAGCTGCCCGAGGGGGAACCCGGGGACCCGCCCGACGCCCCGACCGTGCACGGGCTCGGCAACCGCAAGAACGAGCTGCTCCTGGAGCGGATCCGGGCCGGCGGTGTCGACGCCTACGAGGGCACCCTGCGGTACATCGAGGCGGTCCGCACCCGCCGGCTGCGCACCGCCGTCGTCTCCGCCAGCGCCAACTGCCTCGACGTGCTGCGCGCCATCGGTGCCGAGCACCTCTTCGACGTCCGGGTCGACGGCGTGGTGGCCGCCGAGCGCGGCCTCCCGGGCAAGCCGCGTCCCGACACCTTCCTCGCCGCGGCCCGGGACCTCGGTGTGCCTCCCGGCCGGGCCGCCGTGTTCGAGGACGCGCTGGCCGGCATGGACGCGGGCCGCGCCGGTCACTTCGGATACGTGGTCGGCGTGGACCGCGTCGGACGGCCGCAGGCGCTGTACGCCCACGGCGCCGACCGGGTCGTGACGGACCTCGAGGAACTCCTCGGGGAACCGGGGGAGCGGCGGCCCCCGCGGACGGGATGA
- a CDS encoding nucleoside/nucleotide kinase family protein, producing the protein MTPAFDDLLSRARALTGSGRRAVLGIAGRPGSGKSTLAGHLVRELNGTGEPWVAHVPMDGFHLADAELDRLGRRDRKGAPDTFDAAGYAELLRRLREETYDDVVYAPGFERVLEQPIAGAVPVPPTARLVVTEGNYLLLDTGAWARVRPQLDEVWFCELDEEERLRRLVARHEEFGKHQDEAMAWVLRSDQPNAELIAPTRHRADLVVPASAVPRAGTAV; encoded by the coding sequence GTGACACCTGCCTTCGACGATCTCCTCAGCCGTGCCCGCGCCCTCACCGGGTCCGGCCGGCGCGCGGTGCTCGGTATCGCCGGCCGTCCGGGCTCCGGCAAGTCCACGCTCGCCGGGCACCTGGTGCGGGAGTTGAACGGCACCGGGGAGCCGTGGGTCGCGCACGTCCCCATGGACGGCTTCCACCTCGCCGACGCCGAACTGGACCGGCTCGGCCGCCGGGACCGCAAGGGCGCCCCGGACACCTTCGACGCCGCCGGGTACGCGGAACTGCTGCGACGCCTGCGCGAGGAGACGTACGACGACGTCGTGTACGCGCCCGGCTTCGAACGGGTGCTGGAGCAGCCGATCGCGGGTGCCGTGCCGGTGCCGCCGACGGCCCGGCTGGTGGTCACGGAGGGGAACTACCTGCTGCTGGACACCGGCGCCTGGGCCCGGGTCCGGCCGCAGCTCGACGAGGTGTGGTTCTGCGAGCTGGACGAGGAGGAGCGGCTGCGTCGGCTGGTGGCCCGTCACGAGGAGTTCGGCAAGCACCAGGACGAGGCGATGGCCTGGGTCCTTCGCTCGGACCAGCCCAACGCCGAACTGATCGCCCCGACCCGGCACCGCGCCGACCTCGTGGTGCCGGCGTCCGCGGTGCCGCGCGCGGGCACCGCGGTGTGA
- a CDS encoding GNAT family N-acetyltransferase: MIRTATVHDVPEILAMIHELAAYEKAAEQSRATEEQLREALFGAHPAASVLIAEDDADGRAVGFALWFPRFSTWTGTRGMYLEDLFVRPHTRGAGHGKALLAALAAICRENGFERFEWVVLDWNEPAIGFYRSLGAEFLDDWTVCRLSGAPLADLAAHAPAVARRAA; this comes from the coding sequence ATGATCCGAACCGCCACCGTGCACGACGTCCCCGAGATCCTGGCGATGATCCACGAACTCGCCGCCTACGAGAAGGCCGCCGAGCAGTCCCGCGCCACCGAGGAGCAGCTGCGCGAGGCGTTGTTCGGCGCGCACCCCGCCGCGTCCGTCCTGATCGCCGAGGACGACGCCGACGGCCGGGCCGTGGGCTTCGCCCTGTGGTTCCCGCGTTTCTCCACCTGGACCGGCACCCGGGGGATGTATCTGGAGGACCTCTTCGTACGTCCGCACACCCGGGGCGCCGGGCACGGCAAGGCGCTGCTGGCCGCCCTCGCGGCGATCTGCCGGGAGAACGGTTTCGAGCGCTTCGAGTGGGTGGTGCTGGACTGGAACGAGCCGGCGATCGGCTTCTACCGGTCGCTGGGGGCGGAGTTCCTGGACGACTGGACGGTGTGCCGGCTGAGCGGCGCCCCGCTGGCGGACCTCGCCGCTCACGCGCCGGCCGTCGCGCGGCGCGCTGCCTGA
- a CDS encoding phospholipid carrier-dependent glycosyltransferase, whose translation MAVAMVTAAVRQTPTIDEPVYVGTAAVYLKERSLRYNPEHPPLGKLVVAAGVAVADPHLDPGFRGNQGELGRHLLYESGNDPGRLMLWARLPVIALTLLFGLVVFAFARELTGDAGASVALALYSLSPDVIAHGSLATLDVPAAGFVLTSVWLLWRARLRPRLHLPLAGAALGAALATKMSTLPVVPVLLALAAVPVWCASRGTPGRRLLRALAGASVVGLVAVAVVWAACLVVDPRLRWDPQQVPVVHGLRGLAVELLPFPEPYRDGVRIQFALENRPWEGFLFGRLYTGSLWYYLPAALLVKTPLGALALWTAGAVVVVAVRRLRPAAPHLTVAPAVLLAAAMYGSRDFGTRYALFLPMFLAVAAGCVLVLRWRWVAVVTAVLVAFVAAGSLRAYPYYLPYSNEAFGGPAKTRLRLHDSNVDWGQDLGRLADRLRERYRGERIWLVYKGSGVPSYYGIRAADPLRVPPGRVRGVLAVSDSAAAKATGRLAELIDSSRPVDDVGHSITLYRR comes from the coding sequence ATGGCCGTCGCGATGGTGACCGCCGCCGTGCGGCAGACTCCGACGATCGACGAGCCGGTGTACGTGGGCACGGCCGCCGTGTATCTGAAGGAGCGCAGCCTGCGGTACAACCCCGAGCATCCACCGCTCGGGAAGCTGGTGGTCGCCGCCGGGGTCGCGGTCGCGGATCCGCACCTCGATCCCGGATTCCGGGGAAACCAGGGCGAGTTGGGGCGGCATCTGCTGTACGAGTCGGGCAACGACCCGGGGCGGCTGATGCTGTGGGCCCGTCTTCCGGTGATCGCGCTGACCCTGCTGTTCGGGCTCGTGGTGTTCGCCTTCGCCCGTGAACTCACCGGTGACGCGGGCGCGTCGGTCGCGCTCGCGCTGTACAGCCTCTCCCCCGACGTGATCGCCCACGGTTCACTGGCGACGCTCGACGTACCGGCCGCCGGGTTCGTCCTGACCTCGGTGTGGCTGCTGTGGCGGGCCCGGCTGCGGCCCCGGCTCCATCTGCCGCTCGCCGGTGCGGCACTGGGGGCGGCGCTGGCGACGAAGATGAGCACGCTGCCCGTGGTTCCGGTGCTGCTCGCACTCGCCGCGGTGCCGGTCTGGTGTGCGTCCAGGGGCACGCCGGGGCGCAGGCTGCTGCGGGCGCTCGCCGGGGCGTCCGTCGTCGGGCTGGTCGCGGTCGCCGTCGTCTGGGCCGCTTGTCTGGTCGTCGATCCGCGACTGCGCTGGGACCCGCAGCAGGTGCCCGTGGTGCACGGACTGCGGGGCCTGGCCGTGGAGTTGCTGCCGTTCCCCGAGCCCTACCGGGACGGCGTGCGCATCCAGTTCGCCCTGGAGAACCGCCCCTGGGAGGGCTTTCTCTTCGGCCGGCTCTACACCGGCTCCCTCTGGTACTACCTGCCGGCCGCGCTGCTGGTGAAAACACCGCTCGGCGCGCTCGCGCTGTGGACCGCCGGAGCCGTCGTGGTGGTGGCGGTGCGGCGGTTGCGGCCCGCGGCGCCCCATCTGACGGTGGCTCCGGCGGTGCTGCTGGCCGCCGCCATGTACGGCAGCCGGGACTTCGGCACGCGGTACGCCCTGTTCCTGCCGATGTTCCTCGCGGTGGCGGCGGGGTGCGTGCTCGTCCTGCGGTGGCGGTGGGTGGCGGTGGTCACCGCGGTGCTGGTGGCGTTCGTCGCGGCCGGCTCGCTGCGGGCGTATCCGTACTATCTGCCGTACTCCAACGAGGCTTTCGGCGGCCCGGCGAAGACGCGGCTGCGGCTGCACGACTCCAATGTGGACTGGGGCCAGGATCTCGGCCGGCTCGCCGACCGGCTGCGCGAGCGGTACCGGGGTGAGCGGATCTGGCTGGTGTACAAGGGCAGCGGGGTGCCCTCGTACTACGGCATCCGCGCCGCCGATCCGCTGCGGGTGCCACCGGGCCGGGTGCGCGGGGTGCTGGCCGTGTCCGACTCGGCGGCGGCCAAGGCGACCGGCAGACTGGCCGAGTTGATCGACAGCAGCCGCCCGGTCGACGACGTCGGCCACTCCATCACCCTCTACCGGCGGTGA
- a CDS encoding MurR/RpiR family transcriptional regulator: MPSPQQARAQASAITSGKAGQNPEVSPTSRLRTLFDRPRLSPGQRRIAQYLIEHLTEAAFLSITDLAERVGVSQPSVTRFASVVGFSGYPALREELQAIALGTLPGGPAEAYQDNELQAAVDAEIENLENLRRDLADTDRVIEIGRTLSASAPLTVLGLRISVSLAEYFAYAARRIHPDVRLVTRGGSVAYDALLQSREAGGTWVLAFSMPRHAQETLTAMRVARGAGLRVALITDLALGPLADEADVTFATGTGSRLVFDSYAAPSVMCAALLQAMTDAAPERTRTRLDEYEQVAEQHQFFLRE, translated from the coding sequence GTGCCATCGCCGCAGCAGGCACGCGCCCAGGCATCCGCGATCACCTCGGGGAAGGCGGGTCAGAACCCGGAGGTGTCCCCGACGTCCCGACTCCGCACGCTGTTCGACCGGCCCCGGCTGTCCCCGGGGCAGCGGCGCATCGCCCAGTACCTGATCGAGCACCTCACCGAGGCGGCGTTCCTGTCGATCACCGACCTCGCCGAGCGGGTCGGGGTGAGCCAGCCCTCGGTGACCCGCTTCGCCTCGGTCGTCGGGTTCAGCGGGTACCCCGCGCTGCGGGAGGAGCTCCAGGCGATCGCCCTCGGCACGCTCCCCGGCGGACCGGCGGAGGCGTACCAGGACAACGAGTTGCAGGCGGCGGTGGACGCCGAGATCGAGAACCTGGAGAACCTGCGGCGGGACCTCGCCGACACCGACCGGGTCATCGAGATCGGCCGGACGCTGTCGGCGTCCGCCCCGCTGACCGTGCTCGGGCTGCGCATCTCCGTCTCGCTGGCCGAGTACTTCGCCTACGCCGCCCGCCGTATCCACCCGGACGTCCGGCTGGTGACCCGGGGCGGCAGCGTCGCCTACGACGCGCTCCTGCAGTCACGGGAGGCCGGCGGCACCTGGGTGCTGGCGTTCTCCATGCCCCGGCACGCCCAGGAGACCCTGACGGCGATGCGGGTCGCCCGAGGCGCCGGGCTGCGGGTCGCGCTGATCACCGATCTGGCGCTGGGCCCCCTCGCCGACGAAGCCGACGTCACCTTCGCCACCGGCACCGGATCGCGCCTGGTGTTCGACTCCTACGCCGCTCCGAGCGTGATGTGCGCGGCACTGCTCCAGGCCATGACGGACGCGGCCCCGGAGCGGACCCGGACCCGGCTCGATGAGTACGAACAGGTCGCCGAGCAGCACCAGTTCTTCCTCAGGGAGTGA